A single Amia ocellicauda isolate fAmiCal2 chromosome 9, fAmiCal2.hap1, whole genome shotgun sequence DNA region contains:
- the LOC136758888 gene encoding cytochrome P450 2D9-like — MPYVQAVIHEVQSYGSVVPLSASHATTQDTQVLCYSIPKGTMIIPNLSSVLYEEGRWKFPHEFNPSNFLNKEGEFVKPEAFVPFSLGPRMCLGEELACMELFLFLVTLLRCFLFHWPQDGAEPNLTPHFGIVQGPKPYRLGVRLRGQQSG; from the exons ATGCCCTATGTCCAAGCTGTGATCCATGAAGTGCAGAGCTATGGAAGCGTTGTCCCTCTCAGTGCCTCCCACGCCACCACTCAGGACACACAGGTGCTGTGCTACAGCATTCCAAAG GGCACCATGATCATCCCAAACCTGTCCTCGGTGCTGTATGAGGAGGGCCGGTGGAAGTTCCCCCACGAATTCAATCCCTCCAACTTCCTGAACAAGGAGGGGGAGTTTGTGAAGCCAGAGGCCTTCGTGCCCTTCTCCCTGG GCCCGCGGATGTGTCTGGGTGAGGAGCTGGCATGCATGGAGCTCTTTTTGTTCTTGGTGACGCTGCTGCGCTGCTTCCTGTTCCACTGGCCCCAGGACGGCGCGGAGCCCAACCTCACACCTCACTTTGGAATCGTCCAGGGACCCAAACCCTACCGACTGGGAGTGAGGCTCAGGGGACAGCAGTCTGGGTGA